The genomic DNA GGTCTTAATCCTCGAGATATTCATTTGCGAAATATCCTATTACAAAATGGGAGAGCCAAGATTCTTGACGTTTCTGAGTACATCCAACCAGGAAATGATGGTCGCTGGGAGCATCTGAAACAAGGGTATGAAAATTATTATCACTTTATTGATGGCAAGCCCCTCCCCCTTTGGCTACTTGAAGCCATTAAAAAATGGTACTTGCAAACAAACGACCCAAACTTTTCCTTCGAGGATTTTATGAAAAAAATCGCAAAGTTGACATTGTTTTGGAAATAACTGTCCTACTCACACTATAAAGAAACGAGGCTGGACCAAAAGTATATGAGTCACAGAAAAATCCGAAGTTATTTATTACAGTTCGGAAGACTAGTTGAAAATAGCCATTCCTGTCATCGCTTCGTCAAAATCCTTCGCTTGCCGCGGGCACGGCCTCAGCTAACTTGGTAAAGGAACTCCCTTTACCAAGTGGATCTTCGGCTCGTGCACCTGCATCTTCAAGCCTTTTCAGGGAAGCAAGATGCTTCGTCGCAGTCCAAAGAAGCTTATGGCGTTCGTGCTGTTCCCGCAGGCGTCTACGGATTTTGACGACCCTTAGGATTTGCTTTCATATCTTATTGTTCGGCTTCCTAAGTATCCTGTTTTAGATTTGTCCCCGTCTCAATATTTATATCCTCTATGCGGCAGCTAACTCTGCTGCCTCAAGTCAACTGGCAATGCTTCGAGTCCGCGCATCATCATACCTGGCCGCCACTTCATTTCATCATCCGGCACTGAAAGCGATAAGTCACTAAATTCACTAAGCAGTGTTCGGAATGCCACTTTAGCTTCCAACCTCGCTAATGGCGCTCCTAGACAAAAGTGAATCCCTTTACCAAAGGCGAAGTGTTTAATGTTTTCCCGGGCAATGTCAAATTGATCAGGGTTATCGTAGACGTCTGGGTCACGATTCACCGCTGCTAGAGAAATAAAAATCGCGTCCCCTCGCTCCATTTGTTGTCCATGCCAGTCCATTGCTTCCGCTGCATAACGAATCGGAGCGATTTCAACCGGACCGTGGTAGCGAAGCATTTCCTCAATCGCATTCTCCATCAAGTCCGGATTTTGCCGCAATCGGATCATCTGTTCAGGATGCTGGAAGAGAGCATACAAACCATTGGCAATTAAATTGACCGTCGTCTCATGACCGGCGACGATTAATAAAAAGATCGTTGCGATCAGTTCTTGTTCCGATAATCGATCACCTTCGTCATGAGCATCAATCATAAGACTGATCAGGCGGTCGTCCGGATGCTGACGTTTCTCATCCACGAGATCACGAATATAGGTAATAAAGGCATTGATTGTATTTTGATTCTCGACGATGCGGCTTTGGTCATTGGCCGATTCCACAATAACTGCGGACCAGTCATGAAAAGCATCACGGTCTTTCTCCGGAATACCCAGCATATTACTGATGACAATAATAGGCAGCGGCAAGGCGAAGTCACTTATAGCATCCATGTGTCCCTTCTCTTTAACTGGAGCCAAAAGCCGATCAGTAACGGCCTGAATATCATCTTCCAGCTGGGCAATCATTTTTGGAGTAAAGGCTTTGGAGACCAGTTTACGCAATCGGGTATGATCAGGCGGATCACTGGACAACATGTTTTCCCCCAAATAAGCACCATTCTCAAGAAAATAGTCGCCTTCACCTTCGTTAACATTCTTAAAATCCTTAACAATCTTGGAACTCTTAAACATATTTAGAGCATCTTCATGTTTTGTCACAAGCCAAGCTTGCTTCCCTGTTGGTAATTTGAACGGAAAGACCGGTTGATCCTGACGCAACTTTTTATAAAGTTGATAAGACTGCTGCTTGAATTCAGGTGAAAATAAATCCACGTCATTAAGCGATAATGGCATCATCCAACATCCCTTCACTATAATTGTGATGCAATTGGTTCATGTATTTAACTATTTTTACACCAAGTTTATTATACCAGAAATCATCGAATCATTAGAGTGACTTTTGTCCCTTCTTATCAATCAATAATTCAAAGAACTGACCACCGTTACGATCAACCGCATGATCTCCCTAATCCGCAACTTTCCTTTGCTTCCACAAATAGTCGACAATCCCTTGTGCGCAGACTTGCATATCAAGTTCAAGCACTTGATAAACGCTATGATTATCCGCAACATTTAGCTGTCGCAAATGCGCCTTAATTCGTGATAGCAGTCGATTGGCAAGTGCATCAGGCCCCTCTTCGCGCACAGCACTTTGCTTGCCTTCTTCAACGAAGATAGGCAGCCATTCTTCTACCTGACAAAGCGCTTCTTCAACGTTAGCTGTCATGCCAAAATGACCAAAATATAGTCTGTCTAACGATCGTTTACGAATGCGTTCAATGGATCGATTCATGGCATCGGGATTAAAATGATTGGGTGATGTGGTCGGAAGGAAAAAATCAATGCCATCATCCGCCAATAACTTGTAATGAATCCCGACCGTATCCCCCGTAAACATGCCATGACTGATCGGGTCATAGATACTGAAATGATGTTTGGCATGTCCCGGTGTATCCAAGAATTCCAGTCTGCAATCAGGTCCAATCGTTAATGTGTCCCCATCCCCTTTAACTAATAAACGATCTTCCGGGATAGCGATGACAGGATCAAACAAAGGATCAAATTTTTCTTGATAAACCTGTCTAGCCCCAGCCACAAGACGGCTTGGATCCGCTAAATGACGCGCGCCTCGCGGATGTACAACCACTGTCGCATTGGGACATTCTTGTAATAATAGACCCGCACCTCCCGCATGATCCAAATGAACATGGGTAACAATCAGATAGTTCACCTGATCCAGTGAATAGCCAAGGCGCTTCAGTCCTTTTTTAATGTACGGGACGGAAGGACTCGGCCCCGTTTCAATTAACGTTAATTGCTCTTCTTCAATCACATATGTACCTGTCCGATTAGCCACTCCCAAATCAAACCCATCAATCAAATGAATGCGCTTTCTTAAATATTTAGGCTCTTTTGCCTGCATGAACGTCTCCTCCCTAAATCTTGAATCATCAGCTTCTATCCGCGGCTTCTTTTGTTGAACCATTCGACTAATTTCACATTTTTTGATATACGCATATTTTAACATTTTGCTATTAGATATTTCACTATTCATAACTTACATAAAATCCTATAAAAAAGGCTGTTTTCGAAACTTTGTTGCTATTTCAGAGGAGGGGTTGATTTCCGCTCCAGGATGCTCGCTTTCCGCGGGGCGGGCGGTGAGCCTCCTCGGCGCTCTGCGCCTGTGGGGTCTCACCTGTCCCGCTCCTCCCGCAGGACTCTAGTAAAGGCATCTTGAGTAAGCGGCGCTGAGGAACACACTAAGTTTAAGTGTTCCGAACCTCAACCACCTTCCGCTCCAATCAATAATTTTCGACATTTTAGCTGTCATAGGTCCTATTTAAAAAACAACACTCTTTTTAGAAAAGAGCCATAAAAAAAGAAATAGATCCCCTTGAGTTTCCGGCTCGAATGGGTCTATTTCTGATCCCGCGCCACCCCCCCTTGTAGGGGACTGGTATTGCGGACATGAACTCTAGATTAGAGAAAAACATTTCCAAGGCACTTGAACAACACAAAATCATTTGAAACATTTTTCGTTACCATTCGTAAAGATGATTAACATAGCAAACAGGAGTGGGTTCCATGTTTGACATCTGGCTGCTTTTCTTGATGGCTTTCGCAGGTGGCCTTATTGCCCTTATTAGTTTTATTACGATTTTAGGTCGAAAAATAGCAGAACCCAAGGATGAACTGCAAAAGAAAGTTCAGGGTCTTGAGGAAGAAGTGGAGCGTTTGAAGAATAATAGAGATTAGGTCATGATGTCTACGAAAGCTTCACAGTACCGGCTGCATAAAAAAGGCGGCACTTAATTGTATGCTTTCAGCCGCCCTTTTCCCACCGGTCCATAACTAATTGTCTTTGACTTCCTCATAACTCTTGCGTTTCATGGAATAGGTGCGACCAATGTCACCAAAAGTCGTCCCTGCCAAGCGGCCGACTGGACCAAGACCTTCCGTATCAATCCTGCCTTCTTCATACAATGCATCATCAATATCAAAATAGACAATTTCTCCGATAACAAAATCAGCACTGGGCGCCCCATTCGTCCCGCCCATCGGGATGATCTCGGACAACTTGCACTCCATGCGAATCTTGGCCTCTTGAACGCCAGGCACACCAATCATCCGACTATCCTTCAATGTCAAACCGGTCTCAGTCACTTCACTCATGTCAGCCGGATAATCAATGGAACAATCATTAACGGCCTTGACATTATCAGTGTCAACAACCTGGATGACAAATTCACCGCTTTCCTGAATGTTCAGGGCCGTATCCTTCATCACATTACCGGGTTTCCGTGCACAAGAAATTCCGATCATCGGTGGGTCTGTTGCCACAACGTTATAAAAACTAAACGGTGCAGCATTGATTGTACCCTCGGGCGTCCTAGAAGTGACAAAAGCAATTGGTCTCGGTAAAATACTGCCGATCAACAGCTTATAATTTTCTTTTTTCGTTTGATCTTTTGGATTAATATGCAAATCCTATCACCTCTTATTCATTGTAACTGAAGTCCATCTTTTTTGAAAATTATGTAGTTGGACCCCCTATTACACCCCTTACAATTTTGAAAATATTTCCGTAATAAAGCATTCTATAAGGTCAATATTATAAATGCCTAACCTGAATTTAATCGAGGAGGAACAGAGATGAAGAAAAGTATCATCACAGTTATGCTGGTCTTTATATTATCGGCCTGTAATACGCAAGATGGTCAACAAGACTCATCTGGCGTAGATGATCATCAGTACAACTCAGTCAATTATAATGATGATGGAAGGTTAAACGACAACCGTGATAATGAACGATTTAATCTTATGGAAGACGGACATCGTCATGACGATTTATCCAGAGGCGAAATACCAGGAGAGGATAGGGAACAAGATCCTATTGATCAAGATCATGAAAATCATGATAAGGCCAATCAAGGAAACCAAAAAAATAACCAAGATCAGTCCAAAAAGAATCCCACTAAGAACCCATCTTTAAGCGATTTCCAAAAGAAAGTCATTAAACTCACTAATCAAGAAAGGACCAAACGCGGGTTGTCAAAGATCAAAGCTGATCCGCAAGTCTCAAAAGTTGCTCAAAAAAAGGCAAAGGACATGAGTCAAAACCATTATTTTTCACACACATCACCTCAGTATGGTTCACCCTTTCAAATGATGAAGGACGCTGGCATTGACTACCAAGCAGCTGCCGAAAATATCGCCAAAGGTCAGGATGCACCAAAAGTCGTTATGGAAGGCTGGATGAATAGCGCCGGCCACCGGAAAAATATCCTTAAAAAAGGCATCACTCACATTGGTGTCGGATATGCTCAAGGTCAGGACGGCCCCTATTGGTCGCAAATGTTTATTGAAAAGTAATACCTAATTAAGTGATCAACTGTGTATCAATCACCTTGGTACACGGTTGATCTTGATAAAGGAAGCGTAACGGTGAACGAAGTCCCTATGCCTTCCTTAGTATCTACAATTAACGTTCCACCATGACTCTCAATAATTTTATAACAAATGGTTAAGCCCAGACCTGTCCCTTTTTCTTTTGTCGTGAAAAAAGGTTCACCTATTTTATCCAATATCTCTTTTGGCATCCCTTTCCCTTGGTCAATCACTTTAATTTCAACATAGTTGTTTTGTTTCCTTGCTTTGATGTGAATATCGCCGCCGTTATCCATCACTTCAATGGCGTTCTTAACCAAATTAATAAAGACTTGTTTGAGTTTGGTCGCATCACAGTCGATAACCAATTGAGGGTCTTGATAGTCAGAAATAATGCCAATGCCTTTGATCACGGCCTGAGCTTCGAGCAGTGTTTTAACATCTTCAAGTAAATCACTTATATTCCACTGATTGTGCCTTTCAGAGTGGGGTCTTGCCAACATTAATAGTTCACCTGAAATTTGCTCAATCCGATTCAATTCACCTTCAATAATTTGGTAATAGGTTGCCTTATCATAGTTATTTTGGATCATCTGAAAAAATCCTTTGACAGCGGTAAGCGGATTTCTGACTTCATGTGCGATACCAGCTGCTAATTGCCCTGCCACATTAAGCTTTTCGGAACGAATCATAAGTTTTTCTGCAGCCTTCTGCTCAGATAAGTCGATCAGGGAATATAGTCGCGCCTGCTCGCCATTGAATAACGTCGGCATGGCTTTAATCGTGAAATATTTCGTCTTCCCGGTATTTAGGACAAGGCTCTGTTCTGCTGCAAATTTCCCAAAATTTATGGGTATTAAATCATTCATGCTCCGCCCAATCAGTTCTGCTTTATTACTATACTCTAATTTATGAATCGCTTCATTATTCACATACACGATGTTATCATTTTGAGCAATCATAATTGAAATCGGTATTTCATTAATAAGGTTGTGGTAAAATTTCTCGCTTTGTTCTAATATTTCTTTCTTCATCTCCATCATCTTTTTTTCTGTATGCAATTGATTGTTTTGATCTTGAAGGCGCTTATTTTCAGCCTCGATCTTTTGCAACCTTTGCCATTCAGAAATCGATGGAAATCCTAGGTGTTTTTTCTTATATAAAGGTGAAAGACACATCTCATCATCGGTCATAAAGTAGATATGTGTTTTCAGTAATTCATTTTGTATGTACGAAGGGGTTGTAAGGCCATTGTAAGCACAGATACTGATCGTTTGATGATCATGTATGAACTGATCACACCCGTATTCATAAATCCTTAATTGCGGCAATAAGTGTTCATGTTCTCTCCAAGCGACATGTCCCCAAGACCGGATTGTTATTCCTTGATTGGTAACAGGATCAAAGATTTCTGATAGACTTTCTAAGGCATAAGTGGCATTAAAACCTTCATTTCTTATGTAAAAGCCGTTATGGTCCCAAAATATAATCGTATCTAAATCTTCTTGGGTATAACCGAGTGACAAAACACTATTCGATATTTTTTGGAACAATTCCGTTTCATCAACAAATATGATGGGCTGACTCTGATCAATCCCTTCAGCGATAAAGTTTGCCGCATTCTTGATGTACTTATCGACTTCATTATATGTATATAGAATGTGGGCACCGGATTCGATACTGTCCATGCTTAGAGATGCATTACTCATTTGCATCCTCGACCAACCTTTCGTTGCATTTCACTTGATGATGTTATTCGTTTTTAAAAAGAGTGAATGTAGCTTGAATTCATGTTAATCAGATAAACAATCATCCTAATATAAACGCGCTTCACTCCTACCCTATCATAAATTAAGCCAATAGACCTTCAATGCCCGGCATAAGACCTAAAAAAGACCCAATCGCATGTCGATTGGGTTAAGCAGTGAGCCCATTATATTGGTTTTAATCAATTCTCTCTACTCTGTTAATTCAATCGATTTAGAGACAGCTCCCCTATCAGATTGGTCGGCAGCGATTGGACTGTGGTCAACATTTGTAACGGACACAATGCCTGCTAGCATAAGCGTCGTTACAAGCCCGAAAACGAGTTTCTTTTTCATCTTAATCTCTCCCCTTCAAAAATATTTTGTCTAGCCTCAACTGACTTGTCATAGTAGGTACATGCTTTCCTATATTCTCCATTAGCTTTTAAAAATCCTGCCAATGTCGTAGAATATTCTTCCACCGCTTGCCACATTTCTCGTGCTTCAAAATATCTAATACCTTCTTCAAAATTTGATTCAAAACTTTTGTCGGGATTTAGATACATGGTATTGAGTAAATTTAATTTCATTTTTATCTCATCATTGTTAAGGTGTTCCGCCAATGAAAGGGCTTTCGTCATCCATTTTTTACCCTCGTCCACTCGATCCATCTTTAATAGGGCCTTGGATAACAAATACATGCACATCAGATTATCACTTTCAACATCATGCCCACCTATTAAAGGCACATTGTTCAAATAAGCCACAGCCGTTTTTAATAAATTTTGTCGGCTATACAAAAAACCTAAATTATGGTACAAACGTGCTTCCAGCCCTTTATGATCCAGCTTTTTTGCAATATCTAAACCTCGATGTAAGTGATCCTCGGCGTCAACATAATGTTTGAAGTCAATGAAATTCAATCCAAGTAGCATGAGTGTGTCTGCATGTCGCTTGCGACAGTTGCAATTAAGCTCATAGATTTCTAAAGCCTTATTGGCATGTTTCGTCGACAGCAAGTTATGATATTTCAGGTAGTAGGCAGCAGCAACTTTATAATGATATTCACCTGTTTCAATGTCATCGTGAGTAAGGGGCATCCTTTGACCCGCTTCAAGGTAGTTAGCGATAGCCTCATCGTACGCTTTGATATTGTAATAATAGATGCCTTTAAAAAAATAGTAATAATAGATGAGTCTGTCATCCATGTCTTCTTGCAAAGCATTGATTTGTTCAAGCTGCGTCTCAGCCTCTTCAAACTTTTCCAATAAAATTGTGTAGTGGAAGTCTAATAAGGTGTAATAGGTCAACATATATTGAGACAGTTCCCTATTTTTTATTTTGTCCTCAATTTCCTTTTTTAATAAAACGGCCTTATGAATACAATTATCGCGTATATGACTGTGCCACTGATTAAATAGGCTTGTTAGGTCATCAACGACCATTTGACTTGCCAAAAAATATCCCTCCGCACAATAAATATCCTGTTTTTTACTATTCTAACACTTGAACCATGATAATAATATTGGGAAAATTACCATTAAAAAAGGCAAATGAATCGGGGTTTTTAGCAAAAATTTTCCCAAATAAGTAGAGTGTGATAAAAGAATTAGGACTATTTTATCTATCTAACATTGCTTGTATCCTATATAGACTTTAAGAGAAAAACTCCCGGAAACATCCAGGAGCTTTTCTGTATTATTGATTTTTGCCCTTAGCTTTGCCTTTGCCTTTTCCTTTGTCTTTTTCGTACAATAGATATTCTTCTCTTACTTTCTTGAACCGCTTCAGCTTTGGCTGCCACTGGTTGACGATCGATTCAATCGAAGCGCCTTGTTCAATTTTTTCGCGAATCCAACCATTCCCTACTAACTTGTCAAAGTAGGACACACCATTGGCATTTTCAGCGCGGAACTGGAAATCTTCAGGGTACAAATCATGAATGGTTTTCACAATTGAAAGACCCGTCTTAACAGGTTCATAAGCATCACGATCGGTCACATGAATCTGGATACCGTTACACAATTCCCCGCTGTGCTTCGAATAAACAGGTGTAAATGATGCCGCACGGAAATTCACACCCGGCAATTCCAGGGTATTTAATGTGTCCGCCAATGCTTGACTGTTAATGAATGGTGCACCGATTAATTCAAACGGTCTTGTCGTCCCGCGCCCTTCTGATACATTCGTGCCCTCAATCCATGCGGCACCTGGATAAACAAGAGCCGTATCTAACGTCGGCATATTTGGAGATGGGAGCACCCAATCAAGAGGGGTATCATCGTAGTCCATTGAACGCTTCCAACCGTCCATTTTAACAACCGTTAGATCAGCACCAATATCAAATTCTTGGTTGAATAGTTTGGCCAGTTCGCCGACCGTCATACCATGACGAAGCGGAATCGGATATTTGCCAACAAACGAAGCGTATTCAGGGTTCAGCACGGGTCCCTCAACTTTTGTCCCGCCAATTGGGTTGGGGCGGTCAAGTACAACGAATTTGATATCATTCTCCGCTGCAGCCTCCATCGCAAGGGCCATCGTATAGATGTACGTATAGAAACGCGAACCTACATCTTGTATGTCGAACATGAGAACGTCAACACCCTCTAACATGTCCGGCGTCGGTTTCTTGGTGTCGCCATATAGACTGTAAACAGGTAGTCCTGTCACCGGGTCAGTGTAACTGTCAACGCTCCCCCCTGCCTGAGCACTCCCTCGGACCCCATGTTCAGGCCCATATAAGGATACAAGATTAACATCCGGATGATTATAAAGCCGGTCAACTACACTATTTAATTCTTGATCCACACCTGTTGGGTTTGTAATCAAACCAACGTTTTTTCCTTTTACAAGATCCATCCGGTCTTCGAGAAGGGTCTCAACACCCATTTGAAATGTTTTGGCATGTTTGTTGGCTCGTTCTTTCGCGCGGTCATTGGCATGTTCGTCAGGATTAGCTAATGCCACACCAGATAACGATGACAGCATCAATACAACGACCATCAGCACTATATAACTTTTTTTCATGTGTTATTCCCTCCTGTTTTAATAGTAATTGAAGGCCATAACAGGACCCTCAGCTCAGATTGCTTGATTTAATAGCTCATGCCAGAACCGAAATCATATAAATCGGGGATGGTCACCGGCAGTTTGCCGGTTGGATTGACTTCACCCGTTAAAACCCTTGCCAATGCTTCAATGGAGACATCACGATAGCCATATGTCGCTAAATAGGCATCAACTTTAGGAAACACCATGAGGTCATATGGATTTCTAATTGCTGCCACAATGACCGGTTTGCCTGTAGCACGAATAGCATTAACGAGTTGTTGTTGCGGGCGATTAGTGTTAGCTGTGTATGTCGTGACAATGACTTTATCCGCCTCTTGTGCTTTGGCGACAGCCTGATCGATTTGCGCTTTCGTAGGTGATGTATTCGTGGTGACCTTCTCAGCGTTCAAACCTTTTTTGTTTAAAAGATCAGAGACAAGCTCTGGCCCCGCACTAGATGGGCCTGTCACTAACAGTTCTTGATTGTCCTTTAGCGGCAACACGTTATTTTCATTCTTGACAAGGGTGATACTTTGATTAGCGATTTCATCAGCAACGGCTAAGTGCTCTTCTGTCCCGACATTTTCAATCGCTCCGGCGTTCGTTTCCGGCTGATGAAATAGACCCCTTTTCATTTTTGCTTTTAATATCCGATAGACCGACTGATTGAGACGCTTTCTACTAATATCGCCACTTTTAACAGCTTCCAACATCGCATTGTATGCCCGGCCTACATTCGGCGGATTTAATAGAATATCCGCACCTGCTTTAAATGCTTTGACAGGCACCTGCTCTGGTTCGACAACGTTGGCTCCTGACATGCCTAAGCTATCCGTAATAATCAACCCGTTGTATCCAAGTTCTTCACGCAGCACTCCAGTTAAGATCGGTTTCGACAATGTTGCGGGCAGACCGGAGTCATCAAGTGCGGGTACAACAATATGAGCGGTCATAATCGCATCAATCCCGGCATCGATCGCTGCTTTAAAAGGTTGCAAATCAACTTGATGCAACGTTTCAAGATCATGATTAATAATCGGCAGTCCGTAATGGGAGTCAACAGCTGTATCTCCATGTCCTGGGAAGTGTTTGGCAGTAGCAATAACATCCTTATTTTGATAAGCGTTAACTTGGGCAACGGTCATATCAGAAACAAGTGCTGGATCTTCGCCAAACGACCGCACGCCAATAACTGGATTAGCTGGATTCACATTGACATCAGCAACAGGAGCAAAGTTCATGTTAATACCTAGACTCTGTAGCTCTGTTCCCATAATAGCTGCCGACTTTGTGGCATTTTGAGTTGAGCGTGTCGCACCTAGTGCCATGTTACCTGGAAAAACCGTTGCTGGACTCGTCACTCTTTGGACAATCCCGCCCTCTTGGTCTGTTGAAATAAACATAGGGATCGGCATACGCTGGTCCATGGCAATCTCTTGCAACCCATTGGAGAGGCTGTTGACTTGTTCAGCGTCTAACGGTGTGCCAATGTTTTGGCTCCAATTAAAATAAATCACACCGCCAATATGATATTTTTCTATAATCTCTTTGAAATTTTTACCGCCACGATTGTGATTGACATTCATATCCTCAAAACTCGGATCCGTCGGTGTTTTCCCGTAGGCATGGACGATAAACAACTGCCCGATTTTTTCTTCAAGTGTCATGTGCTGAATTTTACTTTGGATCCATCCCCTTTTGACTTGACCTTCTTTCCATCCTGGCTTGACTGGGTCATCCCAGCCTGCCCATGCATAAGTTGGCAAGCATAAAGCGAATACCATCATCATCGCCAACATCCATATGAAGCGGCTTTTTTTCAAATGAGTCCCTCCTCAGGTTCCTATTATTGTTATCGACCACGTGTCAGCGTTACGTCAGCTGTGACTGGAAGATGGTCTGAAGCCATTGTTTGAATGACGTCAGTAGACTGTACGTCCATATCTGGTGTCGTTAAGATATAATCAATTTTCTTTGTAGGCGCATAAGCGGGGTAGGTCAATCCTTCATCTTGTTGGGTTATGTCCCACGTATCTTTGAATCTTTGAAAAAGAGGTTGTAATTCATCGGCCTTGGGGGTTGCATTCATATCCCCAACTAAAATTTTATTGTTATGGGCCTGCATGACATTCAACATATCCTCAACTTGCATTTGTCTTACAATTGGTTCAGAACGGTAATCTAGATGAGTCACATAAAACCAAAGTTTTGCGCCTTTTACATTAATCAGTGCTTCTGCAAATCCAGGAGAAGGTTTGGGTTCAGGATGAGGGTCTTGGGTGGATAGTCTGGTAATCTCGTGATTGTCTGCTTGCAGAATTGGATGCTTACTCAATATCGCGACACCGAATTTTCGTCTCGGGTCATCAGGCTGGATCGGATCACGATTATAAATCGGAGCAAAGAAATAATGCATGTCCAACTTTTCAGCAAGGCGTTTCAATTCATTCTGAAAGTTGCTTCTATCACTCCAGTTGACATCGACCTCTTGAAGTCCAATAATATCCGCCCCTGATTGTTGAATCGTGTTGGCTATACGGTCAATGTTATAGTCACCGTCCGTTCCAATACCTGTGTGAATGTTATACGTCATGACCTTCACGTTCACTTGTCGACCCGGCGCTGTTTTACCTTGTGCCAAAGCCTGTGAAAACGGGGTCAACAGCAAACTAAATAATAGAACCATAGTCAC from Tuberibacillus sp. Marseille-P3662 includes the following:
- a CDS encoding cytochrome P450 family protein, with protein sequence MPLSLNDVDLFSPEFKQQSYQLYKKLRQDQPVFPFKLPTGKQAWLVTKHEDALNMFKSSKIVKDFKNVNEGEGDYFLENGAYLGENMLSSDPPDHTRLRKLVSKAFTPKMIAQLEDDIQAVTDRLLAPVKEKGHMDAISDFALPLPIIVISNMLGIPEKDRDAFHDWSAVIVESANDQSRIVENQNTINAFITYIRDLVDEKRQHPDDRLISLMIDAHDEGDRLSEQELIATIFLLIVAGHETTVNLIANGLYALFQHPEQMIRLRQNPDLMENAIEEMLRYHGPVEIAPIRYAAEAMDWHGQQMERGDAIFISLAAVNRDPDVYDNPDQFDIARENIKHFAFGKGIHFCLGAPLARLEAKVAFRTLLSEFSDLSLSVPDDEMKWRPGMMMRGLEALPVDLRQQS
- a CDS encoding MBL fold metallo-hydrolase, with product MQAKEPKYLRKRIHLIDGFDLGVANRTGTYVIEEEQLTLIETGPSPSVPYIKKGLKRLGYSLDQVNYLIVTHVHLDHAGGAGLLLQECPNATVVVHPRGARHLADPSRLVAGARQVYQEKFDPLFDPVIAIPEDRLLVKGDGDTLTIGPDCRLEFLDTPGHAKHHFSIYDPISHGMFTGDTVGIHYKLLADDGIDFFLPTTSPNHFNPDAMNRSIERIRKRSLDRLYFGHFGMTANVEEALCQVEEWLPIFVEEGKQSAVREEGPDALANRLLSRIKAHLRQLNVADNHSVYQVLELDMQVCAQGIVDYLWKQRKVAD
- a CDS encoding flavin reductase family protein; translation: MHINPKDQTKKENYKLLIGSILPRPIAFVTSRTPEGTINAAPFSFYNVVATDPPMIGISCARKPGNVMKDTALNIQESGEFVIQVVDTDNVKAVNDCSIDYPADMSEVTETGLTLKDSRMIGVPGVQEAKIRMECKLSEIIPMGGTNGAPSADFVIGEIVYFDIDDALYEEGRIDTEGLGPVGRLAGTTFGDIGRTYSMKRKSYEEVKDN
- a CDS encoding CAP domain-containing protein; its protein translation is MKKSIITVMLVFILSACNTQDGQQDSSGVDDHQYNSVNYNDDGRLNDNRDNERFNLMEDGHRHDDLSRGEIPGEDREQDPIDQDHENHDKANQGNQKNNQDQSKKNPTKNPSLSDFQKKVIKLTNQERTKRGLSKIKADPQVSKVAQKKAKDMSQNHYFSHTSPQYGSPFQMMKDAGIDYQAAAENIAKGQDAPKVVMEGWMNSAGHRKNILKKGITHIGVGYAQGQDGPYWSQMFIEK
- a CDS encoding ATP-binding protein, with the translated sequence MSNASLSMDSIESGAHILYTYNEVDKYIKNAANFIAEGIDQSQPIIFVDETELFQKISNSVLSLGYTQEDLDTIIFWDHNGFYIRNEGFNATYALESLSEIFDPVTNQGITIRSWGHVAWREHEHLLPQLRIYEYGCDQFIHDHQTISICAYNGLTTPSYIQNELLKTHIYFMTDDEMCLSPLYKKKHLGFPSISEWQRLQKIEAENKRLQDQNNQLHTEKKMMEMKKEILEQSEKFYHNLINEIPISIMIAQNDNIVYVNNEAIHKLEYSNKAELIGRSMNDLIPINFGKFAAEQSLVLNTGKTKYFTIKAMPTLFNGEQARLYSLIDLSEQKAAEKLMIRSEKLNVAGQLAAGIAHEVRNPLTAVKGFFQMIQNNYDKATYYQIIEGELNRIEQISGELLMLARPHSERHNQWNISDLLEDVKTLLEAQAVIKGIGIISDYQDPQLVIDCDATKLKQVFINLVKNAIEVMDNGGDIHIKARKQNNYVEIKVIDQGKGMPKEILDKIGEPFFTTKEKGTGLGLTICYKIIESHGGTLIVDTKEGIGTSFTVTLPLSRSTVYQGD
- a CDS encoding response regulator aspartate phosphatase, which gives rise to MASQMVVDDLTSLFNQWHSHIRDNCIHKAVLLKKEIEDKIKNRELSQYMLTYYTLLDFHYTILLEKFEEAETQLEQINALQEDMDDRLIYYYYFFKGIYYYNIKAYDEAIANYLEAGQRMPLTHDDIETGEYHYKVAAAYYLKYHNLLSTKHANKALEIYELNCNCRKRHADTLMLLGLNFIDFKHYVDAEDHLHRGLDIAKKLDHKGLEARLYHNLGFLYSRQNLLKTAVAYLNNVPLIGGHDVESDNLMCMYLLSKALLKMDRVDEGKKWMTKALSLAEHLNNDEIKMKLNLLNTMYLNPDKSFESNFEEGIRYFEAREMWQAVEEYSTTLAGFLKANGEYRKACTYYDKSVEARQNIFEGERLR
- a CDS encoding exo-beta-N-acetylmuramidase NamZ family protein yields the protein MKKSYIVLMVVVLMLSSLSGVALANPDEHANDRAKERANKHAKTFQMGVETLLEDRMDLVKGKNVGLITNPTGVDQELNSVVDRLYNHPDVNLVSLYGPEHGVRGSAQAGGSVDSYTDPVTGLPVYSLYGDTKKPTPDMLEGVDVLMFDIQDVGSRFYTYIYTMALAMEAAAENDIKFVVLDRPNPIGGTKVEGPVLNPEYASFVGKYPIPLRHGMTVGELAKLFNQEFDIGADLTVVKMDGWKRSMDYDDTPLDWVLPSPNMPTLDTALVYPGAAWIEGTNVSEGRGTTRPFELIGAPFINSQALADTLNTLELPGVNFRAASFTPVYSKHSGELCNGIQIHVTDRDAYEPVKTGLSIVKTIHDLYPEDFQFRAENANGVSYFDKLVGNGWIREKIEQGASIESIVNQWQPKLKRFKKVREEYLLYEKDKGKGKGKAKGKNQ